aaagggtctgatgtttctatttttaagcTGCATAACATAGGTAGAGTAGGAATTTGGCATAAGAAGAAGCAGAAATcttgaaacaaaatgaatgtcATTTCAATCTATCCGATAATAATCGGCTGGTCTAACTGCAAGTCAAGGATCCCCAACAATGATAGGTAAATGTGGTCTTCAATACTCTCAACTAGTCAACAGAAGGGCAGTTACACAATTAGATCAGATTTCTTTGGGGAATATCACAGTGAGATCAACCATATGAACACATACTATCTCAGTCAGCTTGTTCTCTGAAAAGGAAACCAGAAAGGATTCAGGAGGAGAGATTTTCACATTCATGTAAAGTCAGAAGCAGGTGAAAATTGTTGAAACTCATGCAATTATACTTCTTAGAGCATTAAGAAATTATGCATGTGTAtattaatgcaaaaaagtgATTGAGAATCTAATTAGCTGCTGGTGTATAATTGTAATATGTCTATCCCATTTTctatgcaacaaaacaaaaaaaagacctcatCAAGCATAATCATTAATGACATTTAGGGATCTTTTTCTTGACATACTGCAGCTCTTAATGTGTCACACTGAGGAtaacaaaaacctaaaacaagGCTTAAAATTGCAGGTATTCACATATTTGAGCCCTTGGATTGatatatttcttatttacaTTCATGACTAAATTATAAATTAGAAGTCTCACCTGGACTGATCTGGATCTGTTGGAGCGAACCCAGGGCCTCATCTTTCCCTCGCACCCCTATTTCCTGGTTGTGACTGAGACCTGCAATGACCTGGACCCCTGCAGACTTAAAGGATGATACTCGAACAGGCAGGTGAGCAACCCACGAGCAGATTCACTGTCAGAGACCCCTCGGAGAGCAGAGGCTGAGAGAGAGGTTTAGCAGGGGAGCAGAGTGCAGCTACTGAAACGGAGCGAGAATCGATGCTGGAAAGAACAACCAGAGCAGCAGTCCATATTTCCATGGATTGCAGAGCCTGTTCTGAACACAGTGTTACAGAGAGCACCAGCATCATTAGCATCACTGTCCGGTCAGCTGTGCATAAACCAATTAGCGGAAAAAGACACTGGATGTGGAATTGTCAATACATCTAATGGGCTATGgaagaggaagggaggaagtCTGTTTCTGTTGCTTTCAACATTtatagtgtgtatgtgtgtgtatgtgtgtgtgtgtgtgtgtgtgtgtgtgtgtgtgtgtgtgtgagagagtgtgtgtaacAGCTCGTGATTTGTGCTGATCTGAGCACGTCAGCAGGGATCAATCCAGCCAGTGGCTCATGCTGACCCTGAGgacatcaacacacatacagacacatttttttgtgtgctctTATACTTGTGAGGAAATTGTTCACATTAGCATAGTCATTACGACCACAAACCCGACCACAATCACCCCTCAAACTTAGCCTAATTTTCACTTGAACACTAATGATCATTGAACAGCCCTCTGAAGAGGTCAAGACTAGAAAAACTCAAGTTCAATCACACCAATGTATGGAGGCCCATTTcagccagaaaaacaaaacaaaaacaaaaacaaaaacaaaaacaaaaacaaaaacaaaacacacaaaagaaagtTTCTTGATTTATTCTtgttgtatgtatttgtgttttatgtacCTATGTCTGTGCACTTAGACACTGTGTCTCATATTTAACGATTACCTAACATAAAATGTCACTTGATGCATCATTATTCATGCTGTGttgcaatagaaaaaaaaaagaatgtatcTGCCATGACGTCACCTATTGGTTTAAGGACTTCTGTATTGAATTTCAGCACTCAGCCattgccatcttttttttttctttttttcttttggagccagaagtgaccatgttTAGATAAGTGGGTAGAGCTGTGGAGGCGCGAGGGTTGGAAGCTGAGGACACTACTGGCAGTCAGACTGTTGCTAAAGTGGCCCCGCCCTCAAATATGCGTAACTTTGggccttgataaaatgtaaacgggCGAGTTATAGAAAAATTCACCCCCCACACAGTTGTTTGAGTGTTGAAATTAATTAGGGAGACCAAAACCAcgttgtaaacatgtttatttctcttaGTTGTTCTGTTAGTTTATagttgagcattttaatatGGGGTCTATGGGaattgactctgttttgaagccagcctcaattggccattagaggaactgcagttttcacCACTTCCACATTAGCtacatttttttagctttggaGATTGCCACTTGTGTGTTACCTTGAAATTGTGaagaaaaatttgtttttcttgcatgcttccTGTAAAAGAGTATTcgaaaatggaaaatattgttGATagattaaagtaaaaggggACCGGGTTTATCAACAGCATAACTATATcgaaacatttgtttacaaactctcacacaactaaATACAGTATATCCATCCAGTTGCATGCtcagtgttttcaaaatatgttgCGTTGCCTTGCTTTTCATTCTGttctctttctatttttatgatttttcccAGTTTAATGCCTTCGGCTCTGATGCTACATCTTAACTGGCAGTACTTACCAAAAGTTACAATCAAactatttcttaaaaacaaacaaaacacaacaggatgCTTAATTATTATAAGCCCATTTCTTGAGTTTCCATTCTCTGGAAGTAGAAGTCTTCGTCTTTTGGACTTACTGATGTGGTTTGTCAGACTGCAACAGGGAATTTTcgcttttttaatgcaaaacagCAACTACGCAGCGCAGTTACCACATTGGTTTGACCAAAcgtttttgtatgaaaaatcaTCTCATAACCACAACTTCCTCTGCACATCCTCTACAGTTGAGTATAAAGACAGTCTGCAAAGTCGGCTTATAGCAAAAAGCcctgcaacaaacacacaacttcaAGCGCTGCCTACTTTCCGGTGGTAAGTTTTGATTTGTAAGGGTAACATTTGAAAATTGTTTACCGAACACACGACTGTACGCACCTTTAATATGCTTGACCAGTGGTGGGAAAAagttttactttagtaaaagtagcaaCACTACAGTGTAAAGATActttgttaaaagtaaaaatcttgcattcaaaatcttaactgggtaaaagaacaaaagtatTAGAATATAAGTAAactttaagtagtttaaaatatcattattaCTGGTTCATAATAACTGGTGCATTAATGTGTTAACCCCTTCAAtgctgcagctggtaaaggtgcAGCTCATTCTAACAGATTTCACAATAATTAATTTGTTAGatatttttgcattaataatGTGAATCTGCAGGGTAACTAGTAGCTAAAGctttaactaaaataaatgtaacagagtaaaaagtataatacaTCGCttataaatgtagtggagtagaagcaGAAAGTAGCATAAAACAGAAATGCTCACTTGAATAGTTAATCTCCACCACGGCTTTTGACCAAACCCCCCAAAATACGAATCTTGACTCtatttaaattgtaatttataCTTTTTACCATAAATAActaatgttttcaaaaggaTTGCAGTTGATACAGtgtaaaataaagagaaactgGTTAGGAACAACTAATTATCATCAATcgatgtattttaaaaatgtttgcatttcctTCAAGAACAAATTTCATTTATCTGACTAAATTCAAGTCTTGTGAAATCAGCAAATTATAATGTTTCAAGGAATACAACAtgcaaaatgaagaaaattgcATCTATTCATAATATATATTGTTCTAAATATGACAGAGAAGAGATGTAAAGTGAAATTTCAGCAGTTTTAACTCAGTGATgccaaatttaattattttgcagatATCTAAAACCAAGCAAacttaacaatatttttaatgaaatacagtgacagaaaattaataattttgggGGTGTATGAAACACTTCAGAATGTAAGACTATTGTAGTGCTACACTGCTCCCATGCTTCGTGTTTGATTTCAGCTGTAACCGACCATGTTGGCAGCTTTAACTTTGGCCTCCCTGAGCCTTGTGGTCTGGGCGTCTAACCTCTGCCCCCCAGCCTGCGACTGTCTCCACAACCTGACCAATATTGGGTGTCAGGGTAAAGGACTGGCCCGAATCCCTGAGCTGCCAGAGGGCGCAGAGCAGCTGTACATCTCATACAATAAGATACAGGAAATACCCAGGCGTGGGTTGGAGAATCTGCAGGTATGAAACACACAGCTTTTCAACCCaatagccaaaaaaatgttcacaaaccatggaaactttacatttctcaaCAACACTTtggttaacgtgtggttaggttttggtACAAAatccacttggttatggttaggaaaagatcatgttttggctcaaaacacCCGTGTTTTGTGGCACaaaagctgctagaaaagcAGGGGCAGGTCAGTGAAAACCACCCAGGTTCGGTGGCTCAAACATCCTGGGAAATTTCCTTAAGAAACGCTGCAATGTGTCACCAAAATACCCaggtttggtaaaaaaaaaaaaaaaaaaagaaaatgtttcaatatAACAAGGTTTCCGTCAAAATTAACCCAAATGCGGTTCCAAGAATGTCGCTGGGAAACGCTGTGAAGAGTCTCCATAAAGCAGCCATTGTTGTTGTCTGTTGGTCTCttacagtggtctgcagcttggcaacTGTCTCACCTAGGCACCACACCATCCATCAACCTCCCTCCCTCTTGATGAAAAAATCAGCTCAAatactacatcactttaaaaacattgatatgCTACGTAGAAAGATAACATATccgtgatttgcagaaatgtataatatgAACATGTTCCTCTGGCGACTGgcctgtttgtatttttttatttattttttttttcaattatatttCTGGAGAGTTAAAATTAAGCATTTTCACTTCTTCTCCCCTTCCCTGATATTCTGTAGGTCCTGGACCTGACTGAGAATCAGATTAATGTCTTCCTATCCTTAAACCTAGTTTGGCCCAGTATGACAAAGCTGTCCAAGCTCTTCCTACGCAACAATAACCTGAGGTCCCTACACCCTGGTCAGTTCCTAAACTGCCCTGCTCTTATCTTACTGGACCTGAGTGAGAACCAGATTGAATATCTACCGAGTGGATTCCTCCGTGGATTAGCAAATTTGAAGACGTTGAATTTGAACTTTAACCACATTCGAGTATTAACGGATGGTGGATTAGAAGGTGCCTTTGCCCTCACTAACCTTCACCTTAGTCATAATAATATAACACAGATAGAGGAAGGTGTCTTCAAGAACTCCACCATGTTAAAGAAACTTGTTCTGTCCAGAAACAGAATCACAAGTGTGGACGAGGCTAGCTTCAGAGGAGCGACAGGTCTTCAACAGCTTGACCTGAGTGCCAACATGTTGGTCACTGTTCCATCTGAGGCACTGAGGGATCTAAACAGGCTTGAGGGTCTGTATCTACAGATGAACAACATCATCAGCTTTCCTGAGGACTGCTTCTCCTCATTGGGCCTGTTGGTTCATCTTGACTTGAGCCACAATAAACTGACCACTCTGTCTGAGGGATCACTGAGAGGTCTGACCATGCTGAGAGAGCTGGGCCTCAGCACCAACCTTATAGACTCTCTTCCCTCTAACGTCTTCATCAACCTGATCAGCCTTGAGTTACTTGATTTGTACAGGAACAGACTGACATCTCTTCCTCTGGATATATTCAAGAACTTAAGTAACCTGGAAGAACTCCAGCTGGACAGCAACCAGATCTCTGTCATACCTGTAGGGGTGTTTGATCCACTATCCAAACTCAACGAGCTACATCTGTCAAACAACCACATCCTGGAGCTCCACTCTGCTCTGTTCAACAAGCTCAAATCACTTCACAACCTGTACTTGGAGAACAATGCTCTGAAGCACCTTCCTAGAGGAATTTTCCATAAGACAAGGCTCCTTAAGGAGATACATCTCAATGACAACCAAATCAGGTTTCTGTATCACTCAGTCTTCCATGGTCTGGTGAGAGTATCCTCACTGATACTCTCTCGCAACCACCTTACCTCTCTTCACCCGGACCAGTTCAGAGACCTTATCAGTTTGAAAGAGTTAAAACTAGACAAAAACCACATCAGTGACCTTCCTGAAAGCCTGTTCACGAATCTAAATAACCTTACAGCACTGGATCTGGATAATAACCAAATCTTACAGCTGTCTCCTGATGATTTTGTAGGGTTGACCCGCCTTAAAGAACTCAAGTTGAGTTTCAATCAGCTCCATGACATCCCATTCAACACCTTCAATCCCCTCAGAAAACTCCGAAGACTTCTGCTAAAGAACAACAGTCTGGATAGTTTAGACCTTCAGCTCTTTGCCCAACTTTTGAAGCTAACAGAACTCAACTTGGAAGAAAACAAGCTGGATCACCTGCAGCCTGGTGTATTTCAAGGGCTCACGAACCTCCAGAAATTGAATTTGAAGTCCAACCAGCTCAGAGCAATGGAGAATGGGACTCTGGGGTCTCTAAAAAGCCTTAGTGCCATCTATCTGTCAGGTAATTTGTGGGACTGCACCTGTACACATATTCTCTACATCAGCACCTGGGTCAACATGCACCGAGACAAGCTCAGAGACCAGCCCGTCtgcttcttctcctcttcttggTCACCATTATCTAAGGATACACCACTTTCTCAGGCAGCTCTGTCTCCCCAGTGGTTACAAGATCAATGCACCCAAAGTGCTGCAAGCAGCTTGTCACCTTCATTTCCTCTAAAAATGCTGACTCTGCTCACAATGTCTCTCATGGTTGTCAGCCCATATGAGATCCTTTTAAGTGGTTTTGCACTCTTAAGcttttcttcctgtctttgCTTTGCATTTCTGCTCCAGCTTTTGAAGTATCTGAACCATAATCTCAATACACTGTAAATCTGAATATCTACAGGTGCATTATACATTGTGTTAATTAGAGTAATTCAGGGACATTTGCACTGAAATAATTTGGTTATGCTGAAGTTCAAGATAGAGTTGTATCAAGAGTTCttgcaaaattgaaaaaatgttagTGTTAGTtcactgaccaaaaaaatgtgGGTATTCAATATGACTGAGAATGTGGCACATATGGCAAGCCATTTAAACATTGTCAGCACTCAGCAGTGGTAATAGTTACTgaacatacatttatatatatatatatatatatatatatatatacacatatacacactatATATCAGTTGCCTTTTAACTAGTCAGAATTCAAAGCCAACATATCCATAATATAATTTTGACTAGCAGCAATTCGTGTTAGAGATATCTACAATTAATTCTCATCAGTCAAAATTTAAATTCTTGATATAAACAGTTTCTTACTAGTGGAAAAGTGCATTGTAGATATCTGTAACTTAATTGCAACTAGTCCACTCCATACGATTGAAATCTATTAAAGCATATGCCAAATATAAGTAATTCAATCATGACATATTCTATTTATCTACCATTGCTCTTATATCACAGATATCATTAATGGATTTCTACATATCTAAAACTTAATTCTGACTGGTCAAAATTAAACTATTGATATGTCGGCTTGGAACTGCAGATAACTGAAATACAACTGTAACTAGTGAAAATTACGTGTACTACATctacaatttcttttaaaactagGCAGAATTGACTTATTGatgtcaaaaaagtaatttccaCTCAGacacaaattatattttcaataatGTACATACATATCCAAAATGAATATGCAAATTTAAAAGTGGACCCAAAGGTTTTGTGGTGTGGTATGATGCCCACATCCGAAATCGTTTGTTGACATGTCAGACAAATCAGAAATGAAATTGCtgataaattaaatttgtatttctaTTTCCACATCACAATCTTTTTTCAAAAGGAATTACCAATAATCTGTAATTAAAGATAtctaaaaatcagttttgactagtcaaaatgtcttttattaaCACTTaattaacatttcaaaatgcGTGATGACAATTCCACTTGTGAAAACTAAATTGCTACCAGTCAGCCCTATAAAATGGGTTTGCCATATGGCACATTTTAACCTTCAAAGTAAAGCCTCACCATAAGACAACATAGAGTTTAGTCTAGTGATCTGCATCAGCTTTGTGGTTTTTTGTATATTAATGTGATTTGTTGAGTATGcttgtgtttgcatttaattttgacAGCAGTAttaatgaaatatgttttaaggTCTTAAAGCTTCTTCCAGTGCAtaccaataaaaagaaaaaaactcacatgATTTAACTTCAGTGTGTATTAGTTTGACTTACAGTCACAAAGTTGATATATAACAAATACTCACCCCACAAAAGAAGCTACTGAttcaacatttttagaaaataacttTCTCTTCTGTTCTCAGTCAGCACATCGGGTTTTCTAATGCAGACAAAGCAACTCACAGTCATATTTTGTTCATCTATTTAAGATCATCTTCTTCATTTTGATGAAACCATTATAAATATCAGCCTTCTAACTTAAATAGTGTAGtaaaaaatcctgaattaaGCTGCATACAATAAAATCAGTCAGTTACACTCATAGTCTTAGATTTTACAGCTTACATTAATGATATAATTTGACATCTGTCAGCAAAATGCCGTTCAGATTTAATTGTGGCTGGTAAGATTCTTTATGATACCTCTAATCTGGGACTCTGAAAGCAATGAGAACAGCTTATGGATGTGTAAATCTATTTACCACACCAagttaaaaattttatttaaaataatcagtttaaGGCTGCTTTATTATTTTAGAAGTCTGTACATCTGATCTTTAACGAGTTTCTGTGGTGCTAACTAACTCTTTCTGTCGTAGTACCCAACTTCAAATCATTCTGCCTGATTTTATCTCATTCCTTTTGTATAACTagttaaaaaagttaagaaGCTGACAGTAATTTTCTTAAACTGTCTCACAGACTTTTCTGACATTTACCAGCAAACTCTGGGTATATATACAAGTATATTCAGATAAAGAACTAAAAAGCTCTCTGTACTTGCAGGTGTCTCCAGTGATACCATAAAACTTTGGAAATGCAAATTGTCAGTTATTCCTTCATCTAAATATGGCATATTTCTTTCCAGTGTCTGTGTTTCTAATTTTAGGAGGACATGTGCTTGTTTCTTTGACTGTTTTCAGACCTTTCTTACTAGATCTTTAGTACTTGTTCTGTCTGGGTAACAGTGTCAGTGTCTTCTattcttaaatttaaaacacaaaaagatgctcACCTATCAAACCTTAGTGTTTGTGTACTCAGTAACTGTCTCAACTGTTTCAACTTCAACTACAGattgttaatttatttgttcactATTCTGAAATCCACACTGCAGCAATTGCCACCCCGTTCTCTGCGGATAGCTTCAAAGTGGTGATCCAGCCACTCATTTCTCAACAGGTACGGGGAAAGCTTATCCGCTCTGTCACCAGGGCAGACGTCCTACTATAGTTTAGCTTCACACGTAGAAACACTTGTGGTCCTTCAGGTTTCTCAGGTAGGAGAAACTCTTCCCACACTTGTCGCACATATACTGTTTCTCTCCGGTGTGTATCTGCTGGTGGGCTTTCAAGCTGTTGCCCTGGTTGAAGCTGCGTCCACACGTGTCGCAGCTGAACGGTTTCTCCCCAGTGTGGATACGCTGGTGTCTGTTCAGGTTTCCTGTGTTGCTGAAACATTTCCCGCATGTGTCGCAGCTGaacggtttctctcctgtgtggacaACCTTTAAAGagtaaagttaaaagaaaaaatcaagactttattaaaaaataaagtcttgtGCAAATAATTATACCACAGTGGGCcttaagaaatgttttatattcTTTCCATATTCTTTATTCCTAAACCTCTCTTACTTTTTTCTGTGAGGTTTGCATTAGTCAGTCAGATTCACAAAACTCTCTGAACTGCCCAAATTTGACGTGGACATGCATGTTTGTCAGTGTTGGTGAGAAAATTTAATTCACAGAAATGTTACCAAagagtaaaaagaagaaatcagcaaaaagaGGGAATGTCGTTTCTTTAGTATAGTTATATTACTGGATCAAAAATCATAAGAAGATATTAACAGTCATCTTAAAATGAGGCTTGTGAGCTCTCTTGTTTATTCTGTAGCACCATACTCTGCctaaagcaaattaaaaaaaaaaaaagaattccaCCTTTTGTTTGGAGCTACTCAAGGTTGCTAGAAAGCAGcaacatatttctgtttttatatcaaGCACAGCAAAAGACAAGGATGAGGATATCTTTTCACTTTACTTGACACGTTTGTTAAACCTCTCCATTAAAGAACCAACCACTCAGTGCAAACCTACCTGGTGTGATTTAAGGCTGCTGTGCTGTGTAAACATGCGGCCGCAGATATCGCAGGAGAAGGGCCTCTCCCCACTGTGCGCCTTCAGGTGAATCTTCAGGTAACTGGAAGACTTGAAACTCTTTCCACAGAGTGTGCAGCTGTGGGGCCTGTCCACTGTGTGATACTGCTGGTGCGAGCGCAAATCGGTGATAGAGCTTAACCGCCGGCCGCAGAGTACACACATACATGGAATAGTTGCCGCATGCGTCTGAAGATGTTTGCGGAGCGAGTCGACACAGGCCACTACAGTGCTGCATGCTACACATGCCAGTGACATCTCTCCTGAGTGAGAGTGAGTCTTTTGGTGCATCTTCAAGGCACTCTTCTGGATGAAACATTTACCACAAGTCTCGCAGCTAAAGGGACGCTCACCAGTGTGTATCCGCTGATGGCCTTTCAGAGTGTCGGCCTGGTTGAAACTTTTGCCACAAGTCTCACACCTGAAGGGCTTTTCCCCTGTGTGTATGCGCAGGTGGCGCTGCAGGTTACCTTGTATTGTGAAGCTTTTGTTGCAGTACTGACAATTATAGGCGCGCTCTCCTGTGTGGACCATCTGATGCATTTTCAGGCCATGGGCTCGGTAGAAGCTCTTTCCACACTGTTCACAGCGAAACGGCCGGACCTCAGCGTGGAGACGCTGGTGGTTCCTCAGCAGCTGCTTCAGGGTGAAACCCTTCCCACAAACATCACAGGTGTGTGGTCTCTCACCTGTATATGGGAGCAGTGGGTATAGCAATgagtgagagaaacagaagatGGTATACTGTAGACATCAAAAAAGggaatgtgcttttcaaaaggTCAcctaattaacatttttaaccctttaaaacctgaaatgaCGTCACACCTCTCACAAGTAATTAAAACTTTGACacgtgagcaaattgatttatttcacaaacatgggaaaaaggcaatgagcaacttggcaagaaaggtCCCGCAAACTGCAATAAGTACATTAGTCAGTcagtaaattaagaaaattattttttttaaagctagggtgAAATGTCTTGagaacaatattttaataatatacttaaaacattttttaactggataattattattttttattttttagcagttttttttaggtcatttccattttattcatttgtctcttttttgtgctaattttaaagttttttcttgtacattttacaaatgttattgcttatttggggttattttctttttaagcaACTTATTATCTTCCTaccttatttttaaaagaaatcaagacaatttgcccaggtttcaaaatgttaatgGAAATAAATGACTACATGTAATGTTACAGAGGTCTCTTgcactgacaaacacaaagaacatGTGTCTGTTCTGCTGAGCTTTGCAGCCCCTTTCAgctgattgttttggttttaaggtattttattgtgtttgagtCTCATCGCTCTCATCAAACCCCCCTTTAATTGACCACATGTTCACTATCTGTCTAGCAATAAAGGGCAGAAAGACTAAGCAAGCTGATGGAGAAAGTGGAACATTTAGTGTCAGGGGATTTTTAGACTCAGCTGTTTTGTCATATGAACTCTAGACAATGTCCAGAGAATCAGGCTCCATCGGTTTAGGCGAGGCCTGGCACCTGGGTAGAGCATGCAGGACACAGGACATGACGTGATTACACCGTGGTCAGGTAGCTAATTTGTAATTTAGTCATGAAGAACATAATCTCTTGCTGTTCCTTAACTTTGACCATTTAGTAGACATTTCCATTGCAAACATAGTGTAAATGACCCTTTTTTGCCCTTGGATGTTTACTTTCTTCTGGTTTCATACAAGCCTCGTGATAGAAATGTCATCTACACGCCCACCCACTTGCTGTGAATTCTCTGAATTACCTGCTCTATTCACGCACAGGCTCGATTGGAGTTTTCACAGACTTTGTATGAGGGAGGCAGGATAAAGTTTGTTTAATGTCTGATTCAACTGATTTGGACTTTTGCGTTCTCACACACTGCTCCTGTAGGTAATGTCTAGATTAGTGGTTCCCTTGCCCTGGTCTTGGTTTGACTTGGCCTATtaacataatgtttttatgtcacttaTCTTGATGCAATAATATTCAATTTTTTGGTTGCAGTGTTCTTTAAGTTTTACAtcatttcactttgtttttgcaatatattttatttcattgtgtttcaaGT
The DNA window shown above is from Plectropomus leopardus isolate mb chromosome 5, YSFRI_Pleo_2.0, whole genome shotgun sequence and carries:
- the si:dkey-182i3.11 gene encoding insulin-like growth factor-binding protein complex acid labile subunit, producing the protein MLAALTLASLSLVVWASNLCPPACDCLHNLTNIGCQGKGLARIPELPEGAEQLYISYNKIQEIPRRGLENLQVLDLTENQINVFLSLNLVWPSMTKLSKLFLRNNNLRSLHPGQFLNCPALILLDLSENQIEYLPSGFLRGLANLKTLNLNFNHIRVLTDGGLEGAFALTNLHLSHNNITQIEEGVFKNSTMLKKLVLSRNRITSVDEASFRGATGLQQLDLSANMLVTVPSEALRDLNRLEGLYLQMNNIISFPEDCFSSLGLLVHLDLSHNKLTTLSEGSLRGLTMLRELGLSTNLIDSLPSNVFINLISLELLDLYRNRLTSLPLDIFKNLSNLEELQLDSNQISVIPVGVFDPLSKLNELHLSNNHILELHSALFNKLKSLHNLYLENNALKHLPRGIFHKTRLLKEIHLNDNQIRFLYHSVFHGLVRVSSLILSRNHLTSLHPDQFRDLISLKELKLDKNHISDLPESLFTNLNNLTALDLDNNQILQLSPDDFVGLTRLKELKLSFNQLHDIPFNTFNPLRKLRRLLLKNNSLDSLDLQLFAQLLKLTELNLEENKLDHLQPGVFQGLTNLQKLNLKSNQLRAMENGTLGSLKSLSAIYLSGNLWDCTCTHILYISTWVNMHRDKLRDQPVCFFSSSWSPLSKDTPLSQAALSPQWLQDQCTQSAASSLSPSFPLKMLTLLTMSLMVVSPYEILLSGFALLSFSSCLCFAFLLQLLKYLNHNLNTL